Proteins found in one Thunnus maccoyii chromosome 5, fThuMac1.1, whole genome shotgun sequence genomic segment:
- the fam169b gene encoding protein FAM169B isoform X2, with protein sequence MYPVDLPAVDNNDVRSASEQYVSSLESRHCENEWFQSQTLKVAITANNISQLQVFEDDQPGCTVLALHPPDHPTQVVALYLHGEWWCVDDVLRTSSKSRSGLVSVQTIMERVIVFLLSQVVERSSQEEVLFSPHPRTESCKLLWRDGQAVGFYTVKHKGSLCDSWSGRCYMLPVLDTVLVRKSWRRRGFGLQMLDDFCSSFSREEVLGVSAPLSPSMVAVCSQFLQMHEEHGERLYEVEAPGGWAQRRNIWLNIQLGRYSSNTNEESKPASGRTMRNDGDDSSQKTQTCHSKPDLASLHTCNVTVPLIIDSAEQPVKPCDPSQEVTSRSSKTSGTGCSPAAHAHDLDPGPPTRPLKSLNTKQALKSKPSVSANPHREKPEAQGTLGGSKRVRRT encoded by the exons ATGTACCCTGTAGACCTTCCAGCTGTGGATAACAATGACGTGAGATCGGCATCTGAACAGTACGTCTCTTCTTTGGAGTCCAGACATTGTGAGAATGAGTGGTTTCAGTCACAGACCTTGAAG GTGGCAATAACAGCAAATAACATAAGCCAGTTGCAGGTGTTTGAAGATGACCAACCTGGATGTACAGTGCTGGCACTTCACCCCCCTGATCATCCAACACAAG TGGTGGCTTTATACCTGCATGGGGAGTGGTGGTGTGTGGACGACGTCTTACGAACATCCAGCAAATCTAGAAGTGGCTTGGTGTCG GTGCAGACGATTATGGAGAGGGTGATTGTGTTCCTGCTCAGTCAGGTAGTAGAGCGGTCTTCACAGGAGGAAGTGTTGTTCTCCCCACATCCCCGCACAGAGAGCTGCAAACTGTTGTGGAGAGACGGCCAGGCAGTCGGCTTCtacacagtcaaacacaaag GCAGTCTGTGTGACAGCTGGAGCGGTCGATGCTACATGCTGCCTGTTCTAGACACAGTGCTGGTGAGGAAGAGCTGGAGACGGAGAGGCTTCGGCCTTCAGATGCTGGATGATTTCTGCTCCTCTTTCTCCAGAGAGGAGGTGCTGGGAGTCAGCGCTCCACTATCACCCAGCATGGTGGCAG tgtgcaGTCAGTTCCTGCAGATGCACGAGGAACATGGAGAGCGTCTGTATGAGGTGGAGGCTCCAGGGGGATGGGCTCAACGACGAAACATCTGGCTGAACATCCAGCTGGGCCGCTACTCCTCCA ATACCAATGAGGAAAGCAAGCCAGCTTCAGGAAGAACCATGAGGAATGACGGAGATGACTCGTCTCAGAAG aCGCAGACATGTCATTCCAAACCGGACCTGGCCTCACTGCATACCTGTAATGTGACCGTTCCACTGATAATAGACTCTGCTGAACAACCAGTTAAACCTTGTGATCCAAGCCAAGAAGTAACCTCCCGAAGCAGCAAGACCTCTGGAACAGGATGTAGCCCTGCAGCCCATGCTCATGATCTGGACCCTGGACCTCCCACCAGACCACTAAAGTctctaaacacaaaacaagctCTGAAATCCAAGCCCTCTGTATCTGCAAACCCTCACAGAGAGAAGCCAGAGGCACAGGGAACACTTGGAGGTTCCAAACGAGTCAGAAGGACATGA
- the fam169b gene encoding protein FAM169B isoform X3 has product MNCTPFERAMYPVDLPAVDNNDVRSASEQYVSSLESRHCENEWFQSQTLKVFEDDQPGCTVLALHPPDHPTQVVALYLHGEWWCVDDVLRTSSKSRSGLVSVQTIMERVIVFLLSQVVERSSQEEVLFSPHPRTESCKLLWRDGQAVGFYTVKHKGSLCDSWSGRCYMLPVLDTVLVRKSWRRRGFGLQMLDDFCSSFSREEVLGVSAPLSPSMVAVCSQFLQMHEEHGERLYEVEAPGGWAQRRNIWLNIQLGRYSSNTNEESKPASGRTMRNDGDDSSQKTQTCHSKPDLASLHTCNVTVPLIIDSAEQPVKPCDPSQEVTSRSSKTSGTGCSPAAHAHDLDPGPPTRPLKSLNTKQALKSKPSVSANPHREKPEAQGTLGGSKRVRRT; this is encoded by the exons ATGAA CTGTACTCCCTTTGAGAGGGCCATGTACCCTGTAGACCTTCCAGCTGTGGATAACAATGACGTGAGATCGGCATCTGAACAGTACGTCTCTTCTTTGGAGTCCAGACATTGTGAGAATGAGTGGTTTCAGTCACAGACCTTGAAG GTGTTTGAAGATGACCAACCTGGATGTACAGTGCTGGCACTTCACCCCCCTGATCATCCAACACAAG TGGTGGCTTTATACCTGCATGGGGAGTGGTGGTGTGTGGACGACGTCTTACGAACATCCAGCAAATCTAGAAGTGGCTTGGTGTCG GTGCAGACGATTATGGAGAGGGTGATTGTGTTCCTGCTCAGTCAGGTAGTAGAGCGGTCTTCACAGGAGGAAGTGTTGTTCTCCCCACATCCCCGCACAGAGAGCTGCAAACTGTTGTGGAGAGACGGCCAGGCAGTCGGCTTCtacacagtcaaacacaaag GCAGTCTGTGTGACAGCTGGAGCGGTCGATGCTACATGCTGCCTGTTCTAGACACAGTGCTGGTGAGGAAGAGCTGGAGACGGAGAGGCTTCGGCCTTCAGATGCTGGATGATTTCTGCTCCTCTTTCTCCAGAGAGGAGGTGCTGGGAGTCAGCGCTCCACTATCACCCAGCATGGTGGCAG tgtgcaGTCAGTTCCTGCAGATGCACGAGGAACATGGAGAGCGTCTGTATGAGGTGGAGGCTCCAGGGGGATGGGCTCAACGACGAAACATCTGGCTGAACATCCAGCTGGGCCGCTACTCCTCCA ATACCAATGAGGAAAGCAAGCCAGCTTCAGGAAGAACCATGAGGAATGACGGAGATGACTCGTCTCAGAAG aCGCAGACATGTCATTCCAAACCGGACCTGGCCTCACTGCATACCTGTAATGTGACCGTTCCACTGATAATAGACTCTGCTGAACAACCAGTTAAACCTTGTGATCCAAGCCAAGAAGTAACCTCCCGAAGCAGCAAGACCTCTGGAACAGGATGTAGCCCTGCAGCCCATGCTCATGATCTGGACCCTGGACCTCCCACCAGACCACTAAAGTctctaaacacaaaacaagctCTGAAATCCAAGCCCTCTGTATCTGCAAACCCTCACAGAGAGAAGCCAGAGGCACAGGGAACACTTGGAGGTTCCAAACGAGTCAGAAGGACATGA
- the fam169b gene encoding protein FAM169B isoform X1, with the protein MNCTPFERAMYPVDLPAVDNNDVRSASEQYVSSLESRHCENEWFQSQTLKVAITANNISQLQVFEDDQPGCTVLALHPPDHPTQVVALYLHGEWWCVDDVLRTSSKSRSGLVSVQTIMERVIVFLLSQVVERSSQEEVLFSPHPRTESCKLLWRDGQAVGFYTVKHKGSLCDSWSGRCYMLPVLDTVLVRKSWRRRGFGLQMLDDFCSSFSREEVLGVSAPLSPSMVAVCSQFLQMHEEHGERLYEVEAPGGWAQRRNIWLNIQLGRYSSNTNEESKPASGRTMRNDGDDSSQKTQTCHSKPDLASLHTCNVTVPLIIDSAEQPVKPCDPSQEVTSRSSKTSGTGCSPAAHAHDLDPGPPTRPLKSLNTKQALKSKPSVSANPHREKPEAQGTLGGSKRVRRT; encoded by the exons ATGAA CTGTACTCCCTTTGAGAGGGCCATGTACCCTGTAGACCTTCCAGCTGTGGATAACAATGACGTGAGATCGGCATCTGAACAGTACGTCTCTTCTTTGGAGTCCAGACATTGTGAGAATGAGTGGTTTCAGTCACAGACCTTGAAG GTGGCAATAACAGCAAATAACATAAGCCAGTTGCAGGTGTTTGAAGATGACCAACCTGGATGTACAGTGCTGGCACTTCACCCCCCTGATCATCCAACACAAG TGGTGGCTTTATACCTGCATGGGGAGTGGTGGTGTGTGGACGACGTCTTACGAACATCCAGCAAATCTAGAAGTGGCTTGGTGTCG GTGCAGACGATTATGGAGAGGGTGATTGTGTTCCTGCTCAGTCAGGTAGTAGAGCGGTCTTCACAGGAGGAAGTGTTGTTCTCCCCACATCCCCGCACAGAGAGCTGCAAACTGTTGTGGAGAGACGGCCAGGCAGTCGGCTTCtacacagtcaaacacaaag GCAGTCTGTGTGACAGCTGGAGCGGTCGATGCTACATGCTGCCTGTTCTAGACACAGTGCTGGTGAGGAAGAGCTGGAGACGGAGAGGCTTCGGCCTTCAGATGCTGGATGATTTCTGCTCCTCTTTCTCCAGAGAGGAGGTGCTGGGAGTCAGCGCTCCACTATCACCCAGCATGGTGGCAG tgtgcaGTCAGTTCCTGCAGATGCACGAGGAACATGGAGAGCGTCTGTATGAGGTGGAGGCTCCAGGGGGATGGGCTCAACGACGAAACATCTGGCTGAACATCCAGCTGGGCCGCTACTCCTCCA ATACCAATGAGGAAAGCAAGCCAGCTTCAGGAAGAACCATGAGGAATGACGGAGATGACTCGTCTCAGAAG aCGCAGACATGTCATTCCAAACCGGACCTGGCCTCACTGCATACCTGTAATGTGACCGTTCCACTGATAATAGACTCTGCTGAACAACCAGTTAAACCTTGTGATCCAAGCCAAGAAGTAACCTCCCGAAGCAGCAAGACCTCTGGAACAGGATGTAGCCCTGCAGCCCATGCTCATGATCTGGACCCTGGACCTCCCACCAGACCACTAAAGTctctaaacacaaaacaagctCTGAAATCCAAGCCCTCTGTATCTGCAAACCCTCACAGAGAGAAGCCAGAGGCACAGGGAACACTTGGAGGTTCCAAACGAGTCAGAAGGACATGA